CCTGGTTTACCATTGGGACTATATGGATCGTAACTGCCAGCCGACATCGGCGATGCGTAGCCATTTGACATATTCGCGCTGTAACTATGGTTTTGCGAACCCGGTGAAGGACTTAATGGTGGCGCTGAGCTGGGCACACTACCCGGACTAGAGGTGGAAATCCATTCTTCGTTGCTCGGAGgactacaatttaaaaaaaaaatttaaaatgatacattttataaaaaaaatgtaaatagataaatttgataaaaaaaattaaaaaaattaaattgataaatttgacaataaaaaaattaaaaaatttcaatagataaatttgataaaaataaaaaaaatttaaatagaaaaatttgataaaactaaacaaaatattatttatctatctacaaaaaaatttaaatagataaatttgataacaataaaaaaaaattttaaaagttcaaatcaaatttatctaatttgataaaaataaaaaaaaaattttaaattttaatcaaatttatctatttgataaaaataaaaactcaattttaaatagttaaatttgagaaaactaaaaaaaacttaaatagttaaatttgatataactatattaaaaaaaaatttaaaataaataaatttgataaaaaaaaattatttatctatctaaaaaaaaattaaatagaaaaacttgataaaaaataaataaatagaaatataatagaaaatttgataaaactaaaaaaaaagtatttatcaatctaaaaaaaaattaaatagataaatgtgataaaactaaaaaaaaatttgaatagataaatttgataaaaataaataaaaacatttaatagagaaatttgataaaataaaaaaacaatttagaaaTTTCACTCAAATTTATctctttgataaaaataaaaacaattttaaatagttaaatttgagaaaactaaaaaaaaatttaaatagataaatttgagaaaactaaaaaaaaatttaaatagttaaatttgagaaaacttaaaaacaaattttaaacagataaatataaaaaaaaataaagaatagtttttaaatagataaatctgataaaaaaaaaattaaaaaatttttaaatagataaacttgctaaaaaataaataaaaaaagttttgaatagataaatttgagaaaactaaaaaacaaaatttaaatagataaatataaaaaaataaaaaaaaattaaatagaaaaattttataaaaataaagaaaaaaatttaatagataaatttgataaaaataaaaaaaaaaattttatgataaaaaaaaaattaaaaaatttttaaatagataaacttgctaaaaaataaataaaaaaagttttgaatagataaatttgagaaaactaaaaaacaaaatttaaatagataaatataaaaaaataaaaaaaaaaattaaatagaaaaattttataaaaataaagaaaaaaatttaatagataaatttgataaaaataaaaaaaaaatttttaattttaatcaaatttatctatttgataaaaataaaaactcaattttaaatagttaaatttgagaaaactaaaaagaatCTTATATAGTTAAATttgataaaactaaaaaaaaaataaaataaataaatttgataaaaaaattatttatctaatatatctaaaaaaaaattaaatagaaaaacttgataaaaaataaataaatagaaatataatagaaaatttgataaaactaaaaaaaaagtatttatcaatctaaaaaaaaattaaatagataaatgtgataaaactaaaaaaaattttgaatagataaatttgataaaaataaataaaaacatttaatagagaaatttgataaaataaaaaaacaatttagaaaTTTCACTCAAATTTAtctatttgataaaaataaaaacaattttaaatagttaaatttgagaaaactaaaaaagaaatttaatagttaaatttgagaaaacataaaaacaaattttaaatagataaatataaaaaaaataaagaatagtttttaaatagataaatctgataaaaaaaaatttaaaaatttttaaataaataaactcgctaaaaaataaataaaaagagttgTGAATagataaatttgatgaaaaaaaaaattgtaatagatAAATttgatggaaataaaaaaaatcgtaagcaCCAATTTTGGCACAGACAGAAGTGGTAATAAAACAAAGCGTGAGCACAAGCGCGTTGGCCAGGTCAAGGTCAAGACTGCGAAATGCAACACAACAGCAAACTTACCATTCCAAACGTGCACGCTTGGGCATAAAGACCAGATGCCCATTGGCAGCACTGCCACTACTGCTACTTCCCGCTGCCACAGAAGAGGATGATGAAGCGGCGGCATGACTGCCACCTCCAGTCGTAATAACCAAAGTCCCGCCCGCACTGCCGCTAGAGGTGGAAGCTGTGCCGGAAACACCACCAGCGCTGCCACCAACAACCAGATTTATGGTATTCACATTATTGAGCGGACTCACAGCTATGGTTGTTGCAGTGGTATGATTGCCAGCGCTCACCGCAGAAGACTTCTTTGCAGCAACGGAAATGGAAGTACCGCTTGAGGATGCCGCTGGCGGCAGTGTGTCGACAGTGAGTGCTATTATATTGTTGTTATTCGAGTTGGGGCTTGGGTGGCCGtgattgttattgctattgttgctgttgctgttcctTAGAGTATTATTGCTCATGTGACTAATGCTAGTATTGCTGGTGTTGCTGTGAGTGCCACCATTGTTAACTGCAGTTGACTGCATTGATGTTGACGCATTTGCCGCCGAAGTTGTAGTCAGTGCAATGACTTCATGCAGCGGCTCGGCTTTAATGGCAGTcgaaatgattttaattttttcctccacCGATGCAGCCATCACATTCGTAATGATTGTGGGCGTCTCACCCAACGCAGCCGAACCAAGGCTAATGCTGGTGTTGTTGGCGTGCAGACGCTGCTGGTGCGCATGTGCTTGCCGCGGTTGATGGATTAGTGcacgttgctgttgttggtggtgGCCGCCATTCAGATCCAAAGCGCTACCAACTTCACCACTGGCAATGGCAGCAACGCTGAGTAAATGCGTAGCAGCAATTGTAGCCGGTGGTTGATTGatgccagcagcagcagcagctgctgcAGCGGCCAATTGTTGCTGCAACAAAATATGACTGGGTATAACTGTTGTGGTAGTAGAGGTGG
The sequence above is drawn from the Anastrepha obliqua isolate idAnaObli1 chromosome 4, idAnaObli1_1.0, whole genome shotgun sequence genome and encodes:
- the LOC129244261 gene encoding homeobox protein 5-like, coding for MYRLNVHQQQQSQQQPSSSGAASSSSSSSAPAKSSTQLLASNAATSTTTTVIPSHILLQQQLAAAAAAAAAGINQPPATIAATHLLSVAAIASGEVGSALDLNGGHHQQQQRALIHQPRQAHAHQQRLHANNTSISLGSAALGETPTIITNVMAASVEEKIKIISTAIKAEPLHEVIALTTTSAANASTSMQSTAVNNGGTHSNTSNTSISHMSNNTLRNSNSNNSNNNHGHPSPNSNNNNIIALTVDTLPPAASSSGTSISVAAKKSSAVSAGNHTTATTIAVSPLNNVNTINLVVGGSAGGVSGTASTSSGSAGGTLVITTGGGSHAAASSSSSVAAGSSSSGSAANGHLVFMPKRARLECPPSNEEWISTSSPGSVPSSAPPLSPSPGSQNHSYSANMSNGYASPMSAGSYDPYSPNGKPDVRYSSAVPTSPFAQP